One part of the Stigmatopora argus isolate UIUO_Sarg chromosome 8, RoL_Sarg_1.0, whole genome shotgun sequence genome encodes these proteins:
- the vamp4 gene encoding vesicle-associated membrane protein 4 isoform X1: MREPDREEQQELDDNMPPKFKRHLNDDEVTGSVRSERRNLLEEDSDEEEDFFLRGPTGPRMGGQNEKLKHVQSQVDEVIDVMQENISKVIERGERLDDLQDKSESLSDNASAFSSRSKQLHRRMMWRNMKMKMIIALVVVGLLLIIIVPVIMRYR, translated from the exons ATG AGGGAGCCCGACCGGGAGGAGCAACAGGAACTTGATGACAACATGCCCCCCAAATTTAAAAGACATCTCAACGACGATGAGGTCACGGGGTCGGTTCGCAGCGAGAGG AGGAACCTGCTGGAAGAAGACTCTgacgaggaggaggacttttttct GCGTGGCCCGACGGGACCCCGAATGGGAGGACAGAATGAAAAGCTAAAACA CGTGCAGTCGCAGGTGGACGAGGTGATTGACGTGATGCAGGAGAACATCTCCAAGGTGATCGAGAGAGGCGAACGTCTCGACGACCTGCAGGACAAGTCAG AGAGTCTGTCGGACAACGCATCGGCCTTCAGCAGCCGATCCAAACAGCTGCACAGGAGGATGATGTGGCGGAACATGAAG ATGAAGATGATCATCGCTTTGGTGGTGGTGGGTCTCCTGTTGATAATCATCG TTCCAGTAATTATGCGGTATCGCTAA
- the vamp4 gene encoding vesicle-associated membrane protein 4 isoform X2, which yields MPPKFKRHLNDDEVTGSVRSERRNLLEEDSDEEEDFFLRGPTGPRMGGQNEKLKHVQSQVDEVIDVMQENISKVIERGERLDDLQDKSESLSDNASAFSSRSKQLHRRMMWRNMKMKMIIALVVVGLLLIIIVPVIMRYR from the exons ATGCCCCCCAAATTTAAAAGACATCTCAACGACGATGAGGTCACGGGGTCGGTTCGCAGCGAGAGG AGGAACCTGCTGGAAGAAGACTCTgacgaggaggaggacttttttct GCGTGGCCCGACGGGACCCCGAATGGGAGGACAGAATGAAAAGCTAAAACA CGTGCAGTCGCAGGTGGACGAGGTGATTGACGTGATGCAGGAGAACATCTCCAAGGTGATCGAGAGAGGCGAACGTCTCGACGACCTGCAGGACAAGTCAG AGAGTCTGTCGGACAACGCATCGGCCTTCAGCAGCCGATCCAAACAGCTGCACAGGAGGATGATGTGGCGGAACATGAAG ATGAAGATGATCATCGCTTTGGTGGTGGTGGGTCTCCTGTTGATAATCATCG TTCCAGTAATTATGCGGTATCGCTAA
- the myoc gene encoding myocilin → MFLLLSLALLGFLARPGDAQDRAALWRGNDRAGRCQYTFTVASPSEASCPRAGGPEMEGVQARLSLLEATVARLVGEGAAASAPSAPDAGAEIREALNRALGERNLLQGEKERLEREQEALRRRLEEMLRETESLRSRPCPPQTPAVPGADIMRAAGGSSPVSHLMARPNRQGDSSSWRDSAWQEGFQELKAEVTEVPAPEEYTGCGVLTSVSEPVTHRKTDSIAGKYGVWMQDPEPMAPYGPDMVWRIDTVGSEVRQLYGYQNMEQLSKGFPTKVVLLPEALEGTGAAMYRGSLYYQRRRSRTLIRFDLASERVASRRELPHAGFHGQFPYSWGGYTDIDLAVDERGLWAVYSTSKAKGAVVLSRLDPHDLRVTKSWETTVRKNGVANAFVICGRLYTVASYSAANTTVNYMYDTDSSRGHVLAVPFQNKYRYNSMIDYNPTQKKLFAWDNFHLVSYDLKLGRPPAA, encoded by the exons ATGTTCCTCCTGCTATCCTTGGCCCTTTTGGGGTTCCTCGCCCGGCCGGGTGACGCCCAAGACCGAGCCGCCCTGTGGAGAGGCAACGACCGTGCCGGGCGATGCCAGTACACCTTCACCGTGGCCAGCCCTTCCGAAGCCAGCTGCCCCCGAGCCGGAGGCCCCGAAATGGAGGGCGTCCAGGCCAGGCTCTCCTTGCTGGAGGCCACGGTGGCCAGGCTGGTCGGAGAGGGCGCTGCGGCGTCTGCGCCGTCGGCACCTGATGCCGGGGCTGAAATTAGGGAGGCGCTAAACCGCGCGCTGGGTGAGAGGAACCTGCTCCAAGGGGAGAAGGAGCGGCTGGAGAGGGAGCAAGAAGCGCTTCGGAGGCGCCTGGAGGAGATGCTGAGGGAGACGGAGAGCCTGAGGAGCAGACCGTGCCCCCCGCAGACCCCCGCCGTGCCAGGCGCTGATATCATGAGAGCGGCGGGAG GTTCGAGCCCCGTGTCCCACCTGATGGCGCGTCCCAACAGGCAGGGTGACAGCAGCAGTTGGAGAG ACTCGGCGTGGCAGGAGGGCTTCCAGGAGCTCAAGGCTGAGGTGACCGAAGTTCCCGCCCCTGAAGAATACACAG GTTGCGGCGTGCTGACGTCCGTGTCGGAGCCCGTCACTCACAGGAAAACCGACAGCATCGCCGGCAAATACGGCGTGTGGATGCAGGACCCCGAGCCCATGGCCCCCTACGGGCCCGACATGGTGTGGCGCATTGACACCGTGGGCTCCGAAGTCAGGCAGCTCTACGGATACCAAAATATGGAGCAACTCTCCAAGGGTTTCCCCACAAAG GTGGTGTTGCTGCCAGAAGCTCTCGAGGGCACGGGCGCCGCCATGTACCGAGGCTCGCTCTACTACCAGCGCCGGCGCAGCCGCACGCTGATCCGCTTCGACCTGGCGTCGGAGAGGGTGGCGTCGAGGCGCGAACTGCCTCACGCCGGCTTCCACGGCCAGTTCCCATACTCATGGGGGGGCTACACCGACATCGACCTCGCGGTGGATGAGCGTGGCCTGTGGGCCGTCTACTCCACCAGCAAGGCGAAGGGCGCCGTGGTGCTGTCCCGCTTGGATCCGCACGACCTGCGCGTCACCAAGAGCTGGGAGACCACCGTGCGCAAGAACGGCGTGGCCAACGCCTTCGTCATCTGCGGCCGCCTCTACACCGTCGCCAGCTACTCGGCGGCCAACACCACCGTCAACTATATGTACGACACCGACAGCAGCCGGGGCCACGTTTTGGCCGTCCCCTTCCAGAACAAGTACCGCTACAACAGCATGATCGATTACAACCCGACACAAAAGAAGCTCTTCGCGTGGGACAACTTCCACTTGGTCTCCTATGACCTGAAGCTGGGGCGCCCCCCGGCGGCCTGA